Proteins encoded by one window of Enterococcus saccharolyticus subsp. saccharolyticus:
- the rsmI gene encoding 16S rRNA (cytidine(1402)-2'-O)-methyltransferase: MKKQRSFKEKTFGILYLVPTPIGNLEDMTFRSVKTLQTVDLIASEDTRNTQKLLNHFDINVPQKSLHEHNYKERVPQFIELLQAGKSIAQVSDAGMPSISDPGHELVVACIAAEIAVVALPGPTAGLTALIASGLTPQPNYFYGFLKRKKKEQLEELTSLAYQKATMIFYESPYRLGATIENMMTVFGPERQAVVCRELTKIHEEYLRGTLAELHAYLAETPVKGECCLMVAGATEEAPPAEIVGTIIEQVDALVAEGIKPNVAIKEVAKKNGLKKQVVYNDYHGLNGV; this comes from the coding sequence TTGAAAAAGCAACGCAGTTTTAAAGAGAAAACGTTTGGTATCTTGTATTTAGTACCCACACCGATTGGCAATTTAGAAGATATGACGTTTCGTAGTGTTAAAACATTACAAACAGTTGATTTGATTGCGAGCGAGGATACGCGCAATACGCAAAAGTTATTGAATCATTTTGACATTAACGTCCCGCAAAAAAGTTTACATGAGCACAATTATAAAGAACGTGTTCCGCAATTTATTGAACTGCTACAAGCAGGAAAATCAATTGCTCAAGTGAGTGATGCTGGGATGCCCTCGATTAGTGATCCAGGTCATGAATTAGTGGTTGCCTGTATCGCAGCAGAGATTGCTGTCGTGGCATTGCCGGGACCAACGGCGGGGTTAACGGCTTTAATTGCTTCTGGGTTAACACCGCAACCCAACTATTTTTATGGTTTTTTAAAACGTAAGAAGAAAGAACAGTTAGAAGAATTGACAAGTTTGGCTTATCAAAAAGCAACAATGATTTTTTATGAATCTCCGTATCGATTAGGCGCGACAATTGAGAATATGATGACGGTTTTTGGTCCAGAACGACAAGCAGTTGTTTGTCGTGAATTAACCAAGATTCATGAAGAATATTTACGTGGTACGCTCGCTGAATTACACGCCTATCTTGCGGAAACACCTGTTAAAGGCGAATGTTGTTTGATGGTTGCCGGCGCCACGGAAGAAGCACCACCAGCAGAAATTGTGGGAACCATCATTGAACAAGTAGACGCGTTAGTTGCAGAAGGAATCAAACCGAATGTAGCGATTAAAGAAGTTGCCAAAAAAAATGGGTTGAAAAAACAAGTTGTTTACAATGATTATCATGGATTGAATGGCGTCTAG
- the dinB gene encoding DNA polymerase IV: MTGLQFPLKNDTSRKIIHIDMDAFFASVEERDRPELAKHPLVIARHPSDTGGRGVVTTANYLARQYGIHSAMSAQKAYELCPHAVFVPGNYQKYREISRQVRAIFYRYTDLVEVVSIDEAYLDVTENKIQSKSAIKIAKLIQHDIWQEVHLTCSAGVSYNKFLAKLASDFEKPRGLTVVMPQEAIAFLQKLPIEKFHGVGKKTVPKMHELGIFTGADLYERSEATLIHHFGKMGYSLYRKVRGIHNAPVNISRERKSIGKENTYGQPLATEDECLSQLRQLSNAVAESLKKEQKHGKTVVVKIRYADYTTITKRVTLREYVFRKEEIFSQASVIWEEILGVEKGIRLLGVTVTNLDPLTYENIVLPLWETGNPYEKSKP; encoded by the coding sequence ATGACCGGATTGCAGTTTCCATTAAAAAATGATACATCCCGTAAAATTATACATATTGATATGGATGCTTTTTTTGCATCAGTCGAAGAACGTGATCGACCAGAACTTGCCAAACATCCGTTAGTAATCGCTCGTCATCCGAGTGATACAGGGGGACGTGGTGTGGTAACCACTGCGAATTATTTAGCACGTCAATACGGGATTCATTCAGCGATGAGTGCGCAAAAAGCCTACGAATTATGTCCACATGCGGTGTTTGTACCAGGAAACTATCAGAAATATCGTGAAATTTCTCGACAAGTTCGGGCTATTTTTTATCGCTACACAGATTTAGTGGAAGTCGTTTCGATTGATGAAGCGTATTTGGATGTGACTGAAAATAAAATTCAAAGCAAATCGGCTATTAAAATCGCTAAATTGATCCAACACGATATTTGGCAAGAAGTGCATTTAACCTGTTCAGCTGGTGTCAGTTACAATAAATTTTTAGCTAAACTAGCGTCTGATTTTGAAAAACCTCGTGGCTTGACAGTGGTAATGCCCCAAGAGGCGATTGCCTTTTTACAGAAGCTACCTATTGAGAAATTTCATGGGGTCGGGAAAAAAACAGTTCCTAAAATGCATGAATTGGGCATTTTTACAGGAGCCGATTTATATGAACGTAGTGAAGCCACGTTGATACACCATTTTGGTAAAATGGGCTATTCCTTATATCGTAAAGTACGGGGCATTCATAATGCACCAGTAAATATTTCGCGCGAACGAAAGTCAATTGGCAAAGAAAATACGTATGGTCAACCTTTAGCGACAGAAGACGAATGTCTGTCACAATTACGCCAATTGTCAAATGCAGTCGCAGAGTCATTGAAAAAAGAACAAAAACATGGCAAAACAGTTGTCGTAAAAATTCGTTATGCCGACTATACGACTATCACTAAACGTGTGACGTTACGAGAATATGTGTTTCGGAAAGAAGAGATTTTTTCCCAAGCAAGTGTCATTTGGGAAGAAATTTTAGGTGTTGAAAAAGGGATTCGTTTATTAGGTGTAACGGTGACTAATTTAGATCCTTTGACGTATGAAAACATTGTATTGCCTTTGTGGGAAACTGGTAACCCTTATGAAAAAAGCAAGCCCTAA
- the nrdG gene encoding anaerobic ribonucleoside-triphosphate reductase activating protein has protein sequence MRNPQPKEWCSAEYSQQRIADYKPFNFVDGEGVRNSLYVSGCLFACEGCFNKAVQNFRYGTPYTIELENQILADLAHDYVQGLTLLGGEPFLNTAVCLQLVQRVRQTFGHQKDIWSWSGYTFEELLQETEDKLALLQQIDILVDGRFELSKRNLNLQFRGSSNQRIIDVPKSLAAGQAIIWDKCLDAEQQYEQIKKQALI, from the coding sequence ATGAGAAATCCACAACCAAAAGAATGGTGCAGTGCAGAGTATAGTCAACAACGTATCGCTGATTATAAACCCTTTAATTTTGTCGATGGTGAAGGCGTTCGTAACAGTTTATATGTCAGTGGGTGTCTGTTCGCTTGTGAAGGATGCTTCAATAAAGCTGTGCAAAACTTTCGTTACGGCACTCCTTATACCATCGAATTAGAAAATCAAATTCTAGCCGATCTCGCCCACGATTACGTGCAAGGTCTGACCTTATTAGGTGGTGAGCCTTTTTTAAACACAGCGGTTTGTCTCCAACTTGTTCAGCGGGTACGTCAGACTTTTGGTCATCAAAAAGATATTTGGAGTTGGTCTGGGTACACCTTTGAAGAATTATTGCAAGAAACAGAGGACAAATTGGCTTTGTTACAACAAATTGATATCTTAGTAGATGGACGCTTTGAATTGAGTAAACGAAATCTCAACTTACAATTCCGTGGCAGTAGTAATCAACGCATTATTGATGTACCGAAATCGTTAGCAGCAGGGCAAGCCATTATTTGGGACAAATGCCTAGACGCCGAACAACAATATGAACAAATTAAAAAGCAAGCGCTAATTTAG
- the nrdD gene encoding anaerobic ribonucleoside-triphosphate reductase translates to MMETKRKDEQSFLPTNRIKIKVVKRDGRTVDFDDQKIYHALVKAKQQIQGALSPLDHQQLDYLVTKITQEIMARFQKTVKIYEIQNIVEHTLLQQHDYTLAEEYIRYRTQRDFERSQATDINFTIEKLMNKEQSVVNENANKDSNVFNTQRDLTAGIVGKSIGLKMLPPHVANAHQKGDIHYHDLDYHPYAPMTNCCLIDFKKMLNEGFKMGNAEVEAPKSIQTATAQISQIIANVASSQYGGCSADRVDELLAPFAKKNYEKHLTDAKEWIDGDERQILFARQKTQKDIFDAMQSLEYEINTLFTSNGQTPFTSLGFGLGTNWFEREIQRAILQNRINGLGSEHRTAIFPKLIFSIKKGINFAPQDPNYDIKQLALACATKRMYPDILNYDKIVELTGSFKVPMGCRSFLQGWQDANGQEVNVGRMNLGVVTLNLPRIAIEAQKDTAKFWQLLEERLQIVKDALVYRIERCKEATPTNAPILYMHGAFGKKLAPTDTVDELFRHRRATVSLGYIGLYEVAAAFYGGEWENNPQAKEFTLAILHDLKKHADDWADEYGYHFSVYSTPSESLTDRFCRLDTEKFGIIENITDKEYYTNSFHYDVRKNPTPFEKLDFEKEYPRYCSGGFIHYCEYPILQQNPKALEAVWDYSYHRVGYLGTNTPIDRCYQCGYEGDFEPTERGFQCPECGNHDPKTCDVVKRTCGYLGNPQARPMVHGRHKEISARVKHMK, encoded by the coding sequence ATGATGGAAACTAAAAGAAAAGATGAACAATCTTTCCTGCCAACGAATAGGATAAAAATCAAGGTCGTAAAACGAGATGGACGAACTGTAGATTTTGATGACCAAAAGATTTATCACGCGTTAGTCAAAGCCAAACAACAAATCCAGGGGGCTCTTTCACCGCTCGATCATCAACAATTAGATTATCTCGTAACTAAAATCACTCAGGAAATTATGGCACGTTTCCAAAAGACGGTTAAAATTTATGAAATTCAAAATATCGTGGAACATACGTTATTACAGCAGCATGACTATACACTTGCCGAAGAATACATTCGCTACCGTACCCAACGTGATTTTGAACGAAGTCAAGCAACGGACATTAATTTTACAATTGAAAAATTAATGAATAAAGAACAAAGTGTCGTGAATGAAAATGCCAACAAAGATAGCAATGTCTTTAACACACAACGCGATTTAACAGCCGGAATCGTCGGCAAATCCATTGGCTTAAAAATGCTCCCACCACATGTTGCAAATGCGCATCAAAAAGGGGATATTCATTACCATGATTTGGATTATCACCCTTATGCACCAATGACCAATTGCTGCTTGATTGACTTTAAAAAAATGTTAAATGAAGGTTTTAAAATGGGCAATGCAGAGGTCGAAGCACCGAAATCAATTCAAACGGCAACTGCACAAATCTCGCAGATTATTGCGAATGTTGCATCAAGCCAATACGGCGGTTGCTCAGCAGATCGTGTGGATGAATTATTAGCGCCTTTTGCTAAAAAAAACTATGAAAAGCATTTAACTGATGCAAAGGAGTGGATTGACGGCGACGAGCGTCAAATTTTATTTGCACGCCAAAAAACGCAAAAAGATATTTTTGATGCCATGCAAAGCTTGGAATATGAAATTAATACCTTGTTTACTTCCAACGGACAAACCCCTTTTACTTCTCTTGGATTTGGTTTAGGCACCAATTGGTTTGAACGTGAAATTCAGCGGGCAATCTTACAAAATCGAATCAATGGTTTAGGAAGTGAACACCGAACAGCAATTTTCCCGAAATTGATTTTCTCTATCAAAAAAGGCATTAATTTCGCCCCCCAAGACCCGAATTACGACATTAAGCAACTGGCATTAGCATGTGCGACAAAACGGATGTATCCCGATATTTTAAACTATGACAAAATCGTGGAACTAACAGGCAGTTTCAAAGTACCGATGGGGTGTCGTTCCTTTTTACAAGGGTGGCAAGATGCGAATGGTCAAGAAGTCAACGTGGGACGGATGAATTTAGGGGTGGTGACGTTAAATCTACCGCGAATTGCTATCGAAGCACAAAAAGACACAGCAAAATTCTGGCAATTGCTCGAAGAACGTCTACAAATCGTAAAAGACGCACTCGTATATCGTATCGAACGTTGCAAAGAAGCTACACCAACGAATGCTCCTATTTTATATATGCACGGTGCTTTTGGGAAAAAATTAGCGCCCACCGATACTGTCGATGAATTGTTTCGTCATCGTCGAGCAACCGTTTCTTTGGGTTATATTGGTTTGTATGAAGTTGCTGCCGCTTTTTACGGTGGCGAATGGGAAAATAATCCCCAAGCAAAAGAATTTACTTTGGCGATTTTACACGATTTAAAAAAACATGCTGATGATTGGGCCGATGAATACGGCTATCATTTTAGTGTGTATTCAACACCTAGTGAGAGTTTAACTGATCGTTTTTGTCGCTTGGATACTGAAAAATTTGGCATTATTGAAAACATTACTGATAAAGAATATTACACGAATAGTTTTCACTATGATGTCCGCAAAAATCCTACACCATTTGAAAAATTGGATTTTGAAAAAGAGTATCCACGTTATTGCAGTGGTGGCTTTATTCATTATTGCGAATACCCAATCTTGCAACAAAACCCCAAAGCACTAGAAGCCGTTTGGGATTATTCCTATCATCGTGTCGGGTATTTAGGAACCAATACCCCTATCGATCGTTGTTATCAATGTGGGTATGAGGGCGATTTTGAACCGACTGAACGTGGGTTTCAATGTCCAGAATGTGGCAATCACGATCCGAAAACATGTGATGTTGTGAAACGAACTTGTGGGTATTTAGGAAATCCTCAAGCGCGTCCCATGGTTCATGGTCGTCATAAAGAAATTTCTGCTCGGGTTAAACATATGAAATAA
- a CDS encoding ABC transporter ATP-binding protein, with protein sequence MKKIIDVKHLTKTYGTRFNQTKVLDNLSFSVDQGEFVGIMGPSGAGKTTLMNILSSISLPTMGSVYIDGKDITRMKENELSDFRRQKIGFIFQDFNLLDTLTSKDNILLPLAIDRLPIKEMEQRVQEVAELLGISYLLNRYPDELSIGQKQRVAAARAIVAQPSVIFADEPTGSLDSKSATELLRYLSEVNLHKDTTILMVTHDPFTASYCNRILFIKDGVFFAEVVRRGSRKEFFEQVIDMQATIGGGGRRNAL encoded by the coding sequence ATGAAAAAAATAATTGATGTCAAACATTTAACGAAAACATACGGCACACGTTTTAATCAAACGAAAGTGCTAGATAACTTATCTTTTAGTGTCGATCAAGGGGAATTTGTCGGCATTATGGGACCAAGTGGTGCAGGAAAAACAACTTTGATGAATATTCTGTCTTCCATCAGTTTACCAACAATGGGTTCAGTATACATCGATGGCAAAGATATTACTCGGATGAAAGAAAACGAATTAAGTGATTTTCGTCGACAAAAAATTGGGTTTATTTTTCAAGACTTTAACTTATTAGATACCTTAACGAGCAAAGATAATATCTTATTGCCGTTAGCCATTGATCGACTACCAATTAAAGAAATGGAACAGCGCGTCCAAGAAGTGGCGGAACTATTAGGGATTTCGTATTTATTAAATCGTTACCCGGATGAATTATCCATTGGTCAAAAACAACGAGTGGCAGCAGCCCGTGCGATTGTTGCCCAACCATCAGTCATTTTTGCGGATGAACCAACGGGATCTTTGGATTCCAAATCGGCGACAGAACTATTACGTTATTTAAGTGAAGTGAATTTACACAAGGACACCACGATTTTAATGGTGACCCATGACCCATTTACCGCCAGTTATTGCAATCGAATTTTATTCATCAAAGATGGTGTTTTTTTCGCTGAAGTCGTTCGGCGTGGATCGCGCAAAGAATTTTTTGAACAGGTGATTGATATGCAGGCGACAATTGGAGGAGGCGGTCGACGGAATGCTCTTTAA
- a CDS encoding ABC transporter permease, whose product MLFKIIWRSFLRQTRNYIVYFLSMTTAVMIFYSFSAMTYDQPLTLRARQDIQIEGVLTLGNVFVAMVVLIFMLGANQFFIQQRQKEIGLYQLFGLRKSRIIFQFLIEGVVLNVFSLIVGIVMGIIFSKFFAMILIKAMDLNLESRFFISWASILTTVVMFFVAISLISLQNMWLIWQKQLIDLFQPKRVVSSRRFTVRWSAYVIGLFSVLLISIGYYIAVNFVEVLNRYIQQTEDFSSVLWVPLLIFSLCVCGTYLFFAYGIQACLYLTAKWRMFSYRDVRFFALQNTRHLLSKSWRTLALISVIVGIAISLIGGAISVFEMSYRYTDLSQPVDFQITADESKQLEQLIQESGGEITDKLTVSLKAVGTHSLQPIQFLEDETYENIAIFDLISESMYHDIRQIVPRLPELKLTKADQGVMVDLSPAMVSKRQFSKAEQKITLPNENTVHLTQRFSTMIGDSLLRYGSNLLVVTDELYQKVEGIDYQLVYLNATGYNEEQLQKKYVSQLPTDWGHDVSYHYVYKEGQLKGSIKPVSDEASSENKEEQRISRLNQTSRYPNVRSDRRQGGIFLYVALFVGMIVLITTASTLMVRQFFEAGREKQNYQLLQQIGIPKKTLRRAVYHQNAWIFFPTMLLATTHGSFAIYMLTELVQDANYWVAYLFCFITIFIFTSAYFLTTNFYLRIVEE is encoded by the coding sequence ATGCTCTTTAAAATCATTTGGCGTAGTTTTTTACGACAGACGAGAAACTACATTGTGTACTTTTTATCGATGACGACAGCTGTCATGATTTTTTATTCATTTAGTGCAATGACCTATGACCAACCGTTAACGTTACGTGCGCGACAAGACATTCAAATTGAAGGTGTCTTAACATTAGGAAATGTGTTTGTTGCAATGGTGGTCTTAATTTTCATGTTGGGAGCGAACCAATTTTTTATTCAACAACGTCAAAAAGAAATTGGTTTGTATCAATTATTTGGTTTAAGAAAATCACGAATTATTTTTCAATTTCTGATTGAAGGAGTCGTATTAAATGTTTTTTCCTTAATTGTAGGCATCGTCATGGGAATTATTTTTTCTAAATTTTTTGCTATGATTTTGATTAAAGCAATGGATTTAAACCTCGAAAGTCGTTTTTTTATTTCTTGGGCGTCCATTTTAACAACTGTTGTGATGTTTTTTGTAGCGATTAGTTTAATCTCTTTACAAAACATGTGGTTGATTTGGCAGAAACAGTTAATCGATTTGTTTCAACCGAAACGAGTGGTTTCTAGTCGCCGTTTCACTGTGCGTTGGAGTGCATATGTTATTGGGCTATTCAGTGTTTTATTGATTAGTATCGGGTATTATATTGCTGTGAATTTTGTAGAAGTATTGAATCGGTACATTCAACAAACAGAAGATTTTTCTTCGGTATTGTGGGTACCACTCTTGATTTTCTCATTGTGTGTGTGTGGAACGTATTTGTTTTTTGCGTATGGTATTCAAGCCTGCCTTTATTTAACTGCCAAATGGCGAATGTTTAGTTATCGGGATGTTCGTTTCTTTGCCTTGCAAAATACACGTCATTTGCTATCAAAAAGTTGGCGAACACTAGCGCTCATTTCTGTGATTGTGGGGATTGCGATTTCATTAATTGGAGGAGCAATTAGTGTGTTTGAGATGTCTTATCGTTACACAGATTTGAGTCAACCAGTTGATTTTCAAATCACTGCCGATGAATCCAAGCAGTTAGAACAATTGATTCAAGAAAGTGGGGGAGAAATTACGGATAAACTAACGGTTTCGTTGAAAGCCGTGGGTACTCATTCTTTGCAACCAATCCAATTTTTAGAAGACGAAACGTATGAAAATATTGCTATTTTTGATTTGATTTCTGAATCGATGTATCACGATATTCGTCAAATAGTTCCACGTTTGCCTGAACTCAAGTTAACCAAAGCCGATCAAGGAGTGATGGTTGATTTGAGCCCTGCGATGGTGAGTAAACGCCAATTCTCCAAAGCAGAACAGAAAATTACCTTACCGAATGAAAATACGGTTCACTTGACACAACGTTTTTCAACGATGATTGGCGATAGTTTATTACGATATGGTTCTAACTTATTGGTGGTGACGGATGAGTTGTATCAAAAAGTAGAAGGAATTGATTATCAGCTCGTTTATTTGAATGCAACTGGCTACAATGAGGAACAACTACAAAAAAAATATGTCTCACAATTGCCAACCGATTGGGGGCATGACGTAAGTTATCACTATGTATATAAAGAGGGGCAACTAAAAGGTAGCATCAAGCCAGTATCAGATGAAGCGTCATCGGAAAATAAAGAAGAACAACGGATTAGTCGATTAAATCAAACGAGTCGTTATCCCAATGTCCGTTCGGATCGCCGTCAGGGAGGTATTTTCTTGTATGTGGCATTGTTTGTCGGCATGATTGTGTTGATTACCACAGCGAGTACATTAATGGTTCGTCAGTTTTTTGAAGCTGGACGTGAAAAACAAAATTATCAACTTTTGCAACAAATTGGAATTCCCAAAAAGACGTTGCGTCGTGCGGTATATCATCAAAACGCATGGATTTTCTTTCCTACGATGTTATTGGCAACTACGCATGGTTCGTTTGCGATTTACATGCTGACAGAATTGGTGCAAGATGCCAATTATTGGGTAGCCTATCTGTTTTGTTTTATTACTATTTTTATTTTTACATCCGCTTATTTTTTAACAACGAATTTTTATTTACGAATTGTGGAGGAGTAA
- a CDS encoding MerR family transcriptional regulator: MANQQTSQRYSISHFAQLVGLSIDTLRYYEKEGLITPARNQQNQRVYTEKDRNWLAFILRLKQTGMPINEIKIYTKLRYQGEETVHERLELLYHQQEALEKQRQEIDDHLLFLAEKIKIYKKMIDME; encoded by the coding sequence ATGGCGAATCAACAAACATCCCAAAGGTATTCAATTAGTCATTTTGCTCAGCTGGTTGGTTTGAGTATTGATACATTGAGATATTATGAAAAAGAAGGTCTAATCACACCTGCTCGCAACCAACAAAATCAACGTGTTTATACAGAAAAAGATAGGAATTGGCTGGCGTTTATTTTGCGTTTAAAGCAAACGGGTATGCCGATTAATGAAATTAAAATTTATACCAAGCTACGTTATCAAGGCGAGGAAACAGTTCATGAACGATTAGAATTACTGTATCACCAACAAGAAGCTTTGGAAAAACAACGACAAGAAATTGATGACCATTTGCTGTTTCTAGCAGAAAAAATCAAGATATACAAAAAAATGATTGACATGGAGTAA
- a CDS encoding SDR family NAD(P)-dependent oxidoreductase, protein MKKYHVITGASSGIGAAVAMAFAQRGKHVILIARRKEKLAELKEQIQQQYPAVEVIIQPFDLTNIAQLEDLFQQLTRYHIETWINNAGFGYYTTVAEQSLTRTKDLLQLNVEALTILSLLYVQKYQNQPNTQLINISSAGGYTMVPTAVTYCASKFYVSAFTEGLALELQASGSPMQAKVLAPAATKTEFGKVANNSTTYDYDQTFPRYHDANEMAQFLMELYDRHQIVGAIDRETFTFVLSGHKFADARSSNNNQQIK, encoded by the coding sequence TTGAAAAAATATCATGTGATTACAGGGGCAAGCTCAGGGATTGGTGCTGCCGTAGCGATGGCTTTTGCTCAAAGAGGGAAACATGTCATCTTGATTGCGCGTCGAAAAGAAAAATTAGCGGAACTCAAGGAACAGATTCAACAACAATACCCCGCAGTCGAGGTCATTATTCAACCGTTTGATTTAACGAACATCGCGCAACTCGAAGATTTATTTCAACAATTGACACGTTACCATATAGAGACGTGGATTAATAATGCTGGTTTTGGTTATTACACAACAGTTGCGGAACAATCACTGACACGTACCAAAGATTTACTACAACTTAATGTCGAAGCACTCACAATTTTGTCGCTGTTGTATGTGCAAAAGTACCAAAATCAACCGAATACACAATTGATTAACATTTCATCGGCAGGTGGTTATACAATGGTTCCCACAGCAGTGACGTATTGTGCCTCAAAATTTTATGTCAGTGCTTTTACAGAAGGTCTAGCTTTAGAATTACAGGCATCTGGTTCACCTATGCAAGCCAAAGTATTAGCTCCTGCCGCAACTAAAACAGAATTTGGTAAAGTGGCCAATAACAGCACGACATATGATTACGATCAAACATTTCCAAGGTATCATGATGCCAATGAGATGGCCCAATTTTTAATGGAACTATACGATAGGCATCAGATTGTCGGTGCTATTGACCGAGAAACATTTACGTTTGTTTTGAGTGGACATAAATTTGCGGATGCGCGTTCAAGTAACAATAATCAACAAATTAAATGA